The proteins below are encoded in one region of Fibrella aestuarina BUZ 2:
- a CDS encoding SGNH/GDSL hydrolase family protein — protein MNLRIHKWAIVKRLCYLSLFASVLACGYTDDSINKPPVDVSVTPPNGNTPTLPAAADCDCPVDTPVASTPPTAFARTLIIGNSIMLHLPLPNVGWPYSHGMAASAPQADFVHLLTANLQRVLPSASVTLANGGDFERAYWTYDLSQLDNAFVSKPNLVIVRISENINDKLVDANNFGVHYKRLLDYIAAHSAPDAKIVCSTSFWNNPKSDAVIRTIAAERGYAVACLCKLVGRPEYMATQFTNPGVAAHPNDKGMAEIARILWAQIQ, from the coding sequence ATGAATCTACGAATTCATAAATGGGCAATAGTTAAGCGTTTATGCTATCTATCATTGTTTGCCAGCGTACTAGCCTGTGGCTACACGGATGACTCGATCAATAAACCGCCGGTTGATGTATCCGTCACGCCGCCCAATGGCAATACGCCTACCCTGCCGGCGGCAGCTGATTGTGATTGCCCTGTAGACACGCCGGTCGCCTCAACACCGCCGACGGCTTTCGCCCGAACGCTTATTATCGGCAATAGCATCATGCTTCACCTACCGCTGCCTAACGTAGGTTGGCCTTATTCGCACGGGATGGCTGCGTCTGCCCCACAGGCCGACTTTGTTCACCTGTTGACGGCCAACTTGCAGCGAGTACTGCCGTCTGCCAGCGTCACTTTGGCGAACGGAGGCGATTTTGAGAGAGCGTACTGGACATACGACCTTAGTCAGCTAGATAATGCTTTTGTGAGCAAGCCTAATCTTGTCATTGTTCGTATCTCCGAAAACATCAACGACAAGTTGGTTGACGCCAACAACTTTGGCGTGCATTACAAACGCCTGCTCGATTATATAGCTGCGCATTCGGCTCCAGACGCGAAAATCGTCTGCTCAACCAGTTTCTGGAATAACCCTAAGAGCGATGCGGTCATTCGCACCATTGCCGCAGAGCGTGGTTATGCAGTAGCCTGCCTGTGCAAGCTGGTTGGCCGCCCTGAGTATATGGCCACTCAATTCACTAACCCAGGGGTGGCCGCTCATCCCAATGACAAAGGCATGGCCGAAATCGCCCGAATACTTTGGGCCCAAATTCAGTAG
- a CDS encoding fatty acid desaturase — MSTKVNDFTYSTAAEPHRIRTRQIMKAHPEVKKLIGQKNPTTLWVAVACVILMVGMAWLLRDQSWWLIIAAAWFIGAFPAHTLFVCIHEAAHNLVFRKPAANVWTAIFANLPTVFPTAITFKNFHIKHHAFQGVHELDADLPDWYEAKLINNYSIGKAIWLLLYPIFQGIRTLRMRELAVFDKWVIANFVVQITFDVLIVVFFGWKALAFLVLCLFFSVGLHPLGARWAQEHFLTLDPNQETYSYYGRLNTVNLNVGFHNEHHDFPSVPWNKLPAIKNAAPEYYETLKYHTSFVKLFFLFLFNQEISLYSRIVRKERGRVTLDDQSKPDMDMIQPQPQPVTA, encoded by the coding sequence ATGTCAACAAAAGTCAACGACTTTACGTATTCGACTGCGGCGGAGCCCCATCGCATCCGCACACGGCAAATCATGAAAGCCCACCCGGAGGTAAAGAAGCTCATTGGGCAAAAAAACCCGACGACACTCTGGGTTGCGGTGGCCTGTGTCATCCTGATGGTGGGTATGGCATGGCTCCTGCGCGATCAGTCGTGGTGGCTGATTATTGCAGCGGCCTGGTTCATTGGTGCCTTTCCGGCGCATACCCTGTTTGTCTGCATTCACGAAGCAGCCCACAACCTCGTGTTCCGTAAGCCCGCGGCCAACGTCTGGACGGCTATTTTCGCCAACCTGCCCACAGTATTCCCCACGGCCATTACGTTCAAGAACTTCCACATCAAGCACCACGCTTTCCAGGGTGTGCACGAACTCGACGCCGATCTGCCCGACTGGTACGAAGCGAAACTGATTAACAACTACTCGATCGGTAAGGCAATCTGGTTGCTGCTGTACCCCATTTTTCAGGGTATCCGCACGCTCCGTATGCGCGAACTGGCGGTATTTGATAAATGGGTGATTGCCAACTTCGTTGTGCAGATCACCTTCGACGTGCTCATCGTTGTGTTCTTCGGCTGGAAGGCCCTGGCGTTTTTGGTGCTGTGTCTGTTCTTCTCGGTGGGGCTGCACCCGCTGGGTGCCCGCTGGGCGCAGGAGCACTTCCTGACCCTCGATCCTAATCAGGAAACCTACAGCTACTATGGCCGACTCAACACGGTAAACCTGAACGTAGGTTTTCACAACGAACACCACGATTTCCCGTCAGTACCCTGGAATAAGCTGCCGGCTATTAAGAACGCCGCACCGGAGTATTACGAGACGCTCAAATACCACACGTCGTTCGTGAAGCTGTTTTTCCTGTTCCTATTTAATCAGGAAATTTCGCTCTACTCGCGTATTGTCCGGAAAGAGCGCGGCCGCGTCACCCTCGACGATCAGTCGAAGCCCGACATGGATATGATTCAGCCACAACCGCAGCCGGTAACTGCTTAG
- a CDS encoding porin family protein produces MKRLVASALALTSLFIASASFAQVQVGFRGGVNWGTVSEPSMLKNLPVQPELSPGPTGGIFLDIPLGTGLVSFRPEVNYVQKGFVLREGTNIDLGLINLPIGARVAYQTQSIQTAALLKVNLVDGPIQPYFFAGPAVAYTFDGRIRTRATALFTTKNMDVDLDFGNTLNPWDFSGVGGFGISTEAGSGKFFVEGRYEYGFTRQLQVPLVNLPVRNRSVGISVGYAFTL; encoded by the coding sequence ATGAAACGCTTAGTTGCCTCCGCCCTTGCCCTCACGTCTTTGTTTATTGCCTCTGCTTCCTTTGCCCAGGTTCAGGTGGGCTTTCGGGGGGGCGTCAATTGGGGGACCGTTTCGGAGCCGTCAATGCTCAAAAACCTACCCGTCCAGCCTGAGTTGTCGCCCGGCCCCACCGGCGGTATCTTCCTCGACATTCCGCTGGGCACCGGCCTGGTGTCGTTCCGCCCCGAAGTGAACTACGTACAAAAAGGGTTTGTGCTGCGCGAAGGCACCAACATTGATCTGGGGCTTATCAACCTGCCAATTGGGGCGCGCGTGGCCTACCAGACTCAGTCTATCCAAACGGCGGCGTTGCTGAAAGTCAATCTGGTCGACGGGCCGATACAACCTTACTTCTTTGCTGGCCCGGCGGTAGCCTACACCTTCGATGGCCGCATACGCACCCGCGCTACGGCCCTGTTTACGACGAAAAACATGGATGTCGACCTCGATTTTGGTAATACGCTGAATCCTTGGGATTTTTCGGGCGTAGGTGGTTTCGGGATTTCGACCGAGGCCGGTAGTGGCAAGTTTTTTGTGGAAGGTCGCTATGAGTATGGCTTCACCCGTCAGTTGCAGGTGCCGCTCGTTAACCTGCCCGTCCGTAACCGCAGCGTTGGTATATCAGTCGGTTATGCTTTCACACTGTAA
- a CDS encoding MBOAT family O-acyltransferase has protein sequence MLFSSPIFVFLFLPFFLLIYHALPAKQLIQAEARLGWRNRFLFVASLLFYAWGEGLVVIVLLSSAAINYIAGLLIAHSYRKWGLYLSLIGSLSLLFYYKYANFTVDSASQLAHYLGASTEHWQSVETIALPIGISFYTFQGISYVLDVYWDRIDANRNFIDYGTYVAMFPHQIAGPIVRYADIAGELTNRHTTFYSFSLGIERFIIGLAKKVLLANSFARVADTVFDTPVDAMSTSTAWLGIIAYSLQIYFDFSGYSDMAIGLGKLIGFDFKENFNYPYTAQSIQDFWRRWHISLSSWFRDYLYVPLGGSRGTAAQTYRNLLVVFFVTGLWHGASWNFIVWGLFHGSFLLVERAGLANWLKRVPWPVRHVYTLLIVVVGWVFFRADDLGSAVAYLGRMTGIGQITATWTVYPISYLLTAPQLGTFLMGGLLATPFYHWWKSQWQRLLPVFWRDIGYMIGLFGLFIITITYLAASTYNPFIYFRF, from the coding sequence ATGTTATTTAGCTCACCAATATTTGTTTTTCTATTTCTTCCTTTTTTTCTACTGATCTATCACGCGCTGCCAGCTAAGCAATTGATACAAGCTGAAGCTCGTCTTGGTTGGCGGAATAGGTTTCTTTTTGTTGCTAGTTTATTGTTTTACGCGTGGGGGGAAGGCCTTGTGGTCATTGTCTTGCTGTCCTCTGCCGCTATAAATTATATCGCTGGTTTACTCATTGCGCACTCGTACAGAAAGTGGGGTTTGTATCTGTCGTTGATTGGTAGTTTATCTTTATTATTCTATTATAAATACGCCAATTTTACAGTTGATTCGGCAAGCCAGCTCGCCCATTACCTGGGTGCATCAACTGAACACTGGCAATCAGTAGAAACGATAGCGTTACCTATTGGTATCAGTTTTTACACGTTTCAGGGTATTTCATATGTACTCGACGTTTATTGGGACCGTATTGACGCCAACCGAAATTTTATCGATTACGGTACGTATGTCGCCATGTTCCCGCATCAAATCGCCGGGCCAATCGTACGCTATGCGGATATCGCTGGCGAATTAACGAACCGGCACACAACATTTTATAGTTTTTCGTTGGGTATCGAGCGCTTTATTATTGGATTGGCGAAGAAAGTGTTGTTAGCTAATTCGTTCGCCAGAGTTGCCGATACCGTTTTCGATACACCTGTCGATGCGATGTCGACATCAACGGCCTGGCTTGGTATTATCGCTTATTCGCTTCAGATCTACTTCGACTTTTCGGGTTACTCTGATATGGCCATTGGGTTGGGTAAACTCATTGGGTTTGACTTCAAGGAAAATTTCAATTACCCATACACGGCTCAATCTATTCAGGATTTCTGGCGGCGCTGGCATATATCACTCTCCAGCTGGTTTAGAGATTATCTGTACGTACCCTTGGGTGGTAGTCGGGGGACGGCCGCGCAAACATATCGTAACTTACTGGTTGTCTTTTTTGTGACAGGCCTGTGGCACGGGGCCAGTTGGAACTTCATTGTCTGGGGGTTATTTCACGGCTCATTTCTATTGGTTGAGCGGGCGGGGCTTGCCAATTGGCTTAAGCGCGTTCCATGGCCCGTAAGGCATGTCTATACCCTGTTGATTGTAGTGGTTGGCTGGGTGTTTTTTCGGGCCGACGATCTCGGTAGCGCCGTGGCTTATCTAGGTCGAATGACGGGTATCGGTCAGATAACGGCAACTTGGACGGTTTACCCGATTTCTTACCTGTTGACAGCTCCTCAGCTGGGTACGTTCCTGATGGGTGGTCTGCTGGCGACTCCTTTTTATCACTGGTGGAAGAGCCAATGGCAGCGACTGCTTCCTGTTTTTTGGCGGGATATTGGCTACATGATTGGCTTATTCGGTTTGTTTATTATTACCATTACTTATTTAGCCGCCAGTACCTATAATCCATTTATTTACTTTCGCTTTTAA